In Streptomyces longhuiensis, the following proteins share a genomic window:
- a CDS encoding peptidoglycan-binding protein, giving the protein MTESTNDRRQKLNGLRDRISSAGSKNDLIDAIEDALGVSGPVGDPKVIEALGKRYTGQTDEADAVSDRIDKIARKGLPQVWVGDTSVLASDVVGAASRDAQQMIEAFQGGGKALIALSDALETAQTLDGTGRGKLRDARGMLGGKDGWFDDWHEDDDEEALRLKARSLASHGADDLHKAAADADDAARVAARDLNKFAAEARAGQLGTDELTAADRLALADTANPGGDLELNEILSANDLERSGRAMEDMSPAERARMERLLANASSPQEKAYLMKALASGYGVGEVEKFGGKIHGKDPAWLSEHLTPVTTKSVGGGKEQQDFRGELWDQDDETCVPSSTVTARALVDPVYALELTGGPDGTDDDPDHFRKRLHDEQFRMNDEGDGEMDGWWWDRHPAGMDSDGQEEISDKELGPHTGDKYDQKEMDGADDRRGVLPDIEKSVADGKPVPINITRVDENGDRHGHSLMIIGQEGGKLQVYNPWGTTSWISEDDFINGDLESVVDDRYSKAHHGDVNRVYIQQD; this is encoded by the coding sequence GTGACGGAATCCACGAACGACCGCAGGCAGAAGCTCAACGGCCTGCGCGACAGGATCTCTTCGGCCGGCAGCAAGAACGACCTGATCGACGCGATCGAGGACGCCCTCGGTGTCTCGGGGCCGGTCGGCGATCCGAAGGTGATCGAAGCGCTGGGCAAGCGCTACACCGGCCAGACCGACGAGGCCGACGCCGTGAGCGACCGGATCGACAAGATCGCCCGCAAGGGTCTGCCGCAGGTCTGGGTCGGCGACACGAGCGTCCTCGCCTCCGACGTGGTGGGCGCCGCCTCCCGCGACGCCCAGCAGATGATCGAGGCGTTCCAGGGCGGCGGCAAGGCCCTGATCGCGCTGTCCGACGCGCTGGAGACCGCGCAGACCCTCGACGGCACGGGACGAGGCAAGCTTCGCGACGCCCGCGGCATGCTCGGCGGCAAGGACGGCTGGTTCGACGACTGGCACGAGGACGACGACGAGGAGGCCCTCCGTCTGAAGGCCCGCTCGCTGGCCTCCCACGGCGCCGACGACCTGCACAAGGCCGCCGCCGACGCCGACGACGCCGCCCGCGTCGCGGCCCGTGACCTCAACAAGTTCGCCGCCGAGGCCCGCGCCGGCCAGCTGGGCACCGACGAACTGACCGCCGCCGACCGGCTCGCCCTCGCCGACACCGCCAACCCCGGCGGCGACCTCGAACTGAACGAGATCCTCAGCGCCAACGACCTCGAACGCTCGGGCCGCGCCATGGAGGACATGTCACCCGCCGAACGGGCACGTATGGAAAGGCTGTTGGCGAACGCGTCGAGCCCGCAGGAGAAGGCGTACCTCATGAAGGCCCTCGCCTCGGGCTACGGCGTCGGCGAGGTCGAGAAGTTCGGCGGGAAGATCCACGGCAAGGACCCGGCGTGGCTCTCGGAGCACCTGACACCGGTCACCACGAAGTCCGTCGGCGGCGGCAAGGAGCAGCAGGACTTCCGCGGCGAGCTCTGGGACCAGGACGACGAGACCTGCGTCCCGTCCTCGACGGTCACCGCCCGCGCCCTCGTCGACCCGGTGTACGCCCTCGAACTCACCGGCGGCCCCGACGGCACCGACGACGACCCGGACCACTTCCGCAAGCGCCTGCACGACGAGCAGTTCCGGATGAACGACGAGGGCGACGGTGAGATGGACGGCTGGTGGTGGGACCGACACCCGGCCGGCATGGACTCCGACGGGCAGGAGGAGATCTCCGACAAGGAGCTCGGCCCGCACACCGGCGACAAGTACGACCAGAAGGAGATGGACGGCGCCGACGACCGGCGTGGCGTCCTGCCCGACATCGAGAAGTCCGTCGCCGACGGCAAGCCCGTGCCCATCAACATCACGCGCGTCGACGAGAACGGCGACCGCCACGGCCACAGCCTGATGATCATCGGCCAGGAGGGCGGCAAACTGCAGGTCTACAACCCGTGGGGCACCACGTCGTGGATCAGCGAGGACGATTTCATCAACGGTGATCTCGAGTCCGTCGTCGACGACCGCTACTCCAAGGCCCATCACGGCGACGTCAACCGCGTCTACATCCAGCAGGACTGA
- a CDS encoding DUF1416 domain-containing protein, protein MCGAKAGGPDASTIKPGETTIQGQVTRDGEPVTGYVRLLDSTGEFTAEVPTSATGQFRFYAAEGTWTLRALVPGGSADRTVVAQTGGLSEVAIAV, encoded by the coding sequence ATGTGTGGAGCGAAGGCCGGCGGCCCCGACGCCTCGACGATCAAGCCCGGTGAGACCACCATCCAGGGCCAGGTGACCCGCGACGGCGAGCCCGTCACCGGTTACGTGCGCCTGCTGGACTCGACCGGAGAGTTCACGGCAGAGGTCCCCACCTCGGCGACGGGCCAGTTCCGTTTCTACGCGGCCGAGGGTACGTGGACGCTGCGCGCCCTGGTCCCCGGAGGCTCGGCGGACCGCACGGTCGTCGCCCAGACCGGTGGTCTCTCCGAGGTCGCCATCGCCGTCTGA
- a CDS encoding sulfurtransferase — MSRSDVLVDADWVEANLDNPKVVIVEVDEDASAYDKNHIKNAVKVDWQQDLQDPVRRDFIDQAGFEKLLSSRGIANDDTVVLYGGNNNWFASYAYWYFKLYGHDSVKLLDGGRKKWELDSRDLVAEIVQRPATDYKAKAQDTSIRAFRDDVVAAIGSLNLVDVRSPDEFSGKLLAPAHLPQEQSQRPGHVPSARNIPWSKNANDDGTFKSDDELKALYEDEQVDLAKDTIAYCRIGERSALTWFVLHELLGQANVKNYDGSWTEYGSLVGVPIELGANK; from the coding sequence ATGAGCCGCAGCGACGTCCTGGTAGACGCCGACTGGGTCGAGGCGAACCTCGACAACCCGAAGGTCGTCATCGTCGAGGTCGACGAGGACGCTTCGGCGTACGACAAGAACCACATCAAGAACGCCGTCAAGGTCGACTGGCAGCAGGACCTGCAGGACCCGGTCCGCCGCGACTTCATCGACCAGGCCGGCTTCGAGAAGCTCCTGTCCTCGCGCGGCATCGCCAACGACGACACGGTCGTCCTCTACGGCGGCAACAACAACTGGTTCGCGTCCTACGCCTACTGGTACTTCAAGCTCTACGGCCACGACAGCGTCAAGCTCCTCGACGGCGGCCGCAAGAAGTGGGAGCTCGACTCGCGCGACCTCGTCGCCGAGATCGTCCAGCGCCCCGCCACCGACTACAAGGCCAAGGCCCAGGACACCTCGATCCGCGCCTTCCGTGACGACGTCGTCGCCGCGATCGGCAGCCTGAACCTCGTCGACGTGCGCTCCCCCGACGAGTTCTCCGGCAAGCTCCTCGCGCCGGCGCACCTCCCGCAGGAGCAGTCGCAGCGTCCGGGCCACGTCCCGTCCGCGCGCAACATCCCGTGGTCGAAGAACGCCAACGACGACGGCACGTTCAAGTCGGACGACGAGCTCAAGGCCCTCTACGAGGACGAGCAGGTCGACCTGGCCAAGGACACCATCGCGTACTGCCGCATCGGTGAGCGCTCGGCCCTGACGTGGTTCGTCCTGCACGAGCTGCTCGGCCAGGCCAACGTCAAGAACTACGACGGCTCGTGGACCGAGTACGGCTCCCTCGTCGGTGTGCCGATCGAGCTCGGCGCCAACAAGTAA
- a CDS encoding putative leader peptide, whose protein sequence is MKRQADLTKRRAVDLCRVAAMLCRTA, encoded by the coding sequence ATGAAGCGACAGGCGGATCTCACGAAGCGGCGGGCAGTAGACCTGTGCCGCGTCGCCGCCATGCTCTGTCGCACCGCCTGA